A stretch of Candidatus Palauibacter scopulicola DNA encodes these proteins:
- a CDS encoding VirB3 family type IV secretion system protein yields MRGLTRWAGYAALNRPLTVLGVERRLFLLGATLAVAVWNATASLVAGGLVFAACYGAGWLAGRRDPAMLSVLRNAARYPARYDPGKWADEPWHLRIRTDSK; encoded by the coding sequence ATGCGGGGTCTGACGCGCTGGGCGGGTTACGCGGCACTGAACCGCCCGCTGACGGTGCTGGGCGTGGAGCGGCGTCTGTTCCTGCTGGGCGCGACGCTCGCGGTCGCGGTGTGGAACGCGACGGCCTCGCTCGTGGCGGGCGGCTTGGTGTTCGCGGCCTGCTACGGCGCGGGCTGGCTCGCGGGCCGGAGGGACCCGGCGATGCTTTCGGTGCTGCGGAACGCCGCCCGTTATCCGGCGCGGTACGATCCGGGCAAGTGGGCGGACGAGCCCTGGCATCTCCGCATCCGGACGGACTCGAAGTGA
- a CDS encoding DUF87 domain-containing protein: MRVAEERRAYEAAGSLAEELPYWGWLDDGRTCLTRAGELVAAGRIRPAAVDGRTPEQIDRVLGLWQRLMSGLGSDTRLQFHLLRRPSLAEDPDDRGSDIASLSGRKRSAFLAGRVQRLEAFVVWSHDPGLRPAGGGSGPGILSRLARIRKRRSKTATTYLASEIEAAAGRFRAMIDAGRSLVAEHTPVEMLGAVEASRLLSELINRPGTFWDGSTGSGMNWRLAVSELEAERSHLRLDGEPVILYSLLSPPGQAHANLLRDLYCLDAVTTVSLEWRPWSVEAARRRIRGAQRHYFSRRYSMMAHAQDAQGTAAAMVDSAAAAESDRLGAALVELEADGVAYGEASLTVALHGELDGIERLDGDVRRLFAAHDAKVIREGYGQMPAWFARLPAQPRKRQVRKVFVSAGVAACLAPVFGPPKGNRRSRHLDREPLAVFETPWRTAYRYDLFAGDVGHTLILGATGSGKSFTLNFLLVEALKYDPRILILDLGGSYRWLTRFLGGRYLELAPGEAEPTLRLQPFALPPTTRTFQFLTGWVLRLLKLGGYEADGADTSEIRARIEDLYALGTERRTLSVLAGSLPSAMWPALSRWTEGGAWGAFFDNPPSGAADIEFRDWQVIDLAGAAEHADLCEAALSYLLERMRLEIEDPAETARLKLMVVDEAWRYMQDPAVLNYLAEAAKTWRKKNAALVLATQSAVDVTGTPGASALLESIPTKLFLANAELPDEAGALFRLNESEVARIRALTPKRELYLRRPDEAAVLRLEVDPESYWLYTSSPLDAEKRAEAVARHGLVRALEALAGRTHPTPPTERT; the protein is encoded by the coding sequence GTGAGGGTCGCGGAGGAACGCCGGGCCTACGAGGCGGCGGGGTCGCTGGCCGAAGAGCTGCCCTATTGGGGCTGGCTCGACGATGGCCGCACCTGTCTGACCCGTGCGGGCGAGTTGGTCGCGGCGGGCCGGATCCGGCCCGCCGCAGTGGACGGGCGCACGCCTGAGCAGATCGACCGCGTGCTCGGGCTCTGGCAGCGGTTGATGTCGGGGCTCGGTTCCGACACGCGCCTCCAGTTCCACCTGCTCCGGCGTCCCAGTCTCGCCGAGGATCCAGACGACCGCGGCTCGGACATCGCGTCCCTGTCGGGTCGCAAGCGAAGCGCGTTCCTCGCCGGGCGCGTCCAGCGGCTCGAAGCGTTCGTGGTCTGGTCGCACGACCCGGGCCTCCGCCCGGCGGGTGGAGGTTCCGGGCCGGGAATCTTGTCGCGGCTCGCGCGAATCCGGAAGCGCCGCAGCAAGACGGCAACGACCTACCTGGCCTCGGAGATCGAGGCGGCCGCGGGCCGGTTCCGTGCGATGATCGACGCGGGCCGGTCGCTGGTGGCCGAGCACACGCCCGTCGAGATGCTGGGAGCCGTCGAGGCTTCCCGGCTTCTGTCCGAACTCATCAACCGCCCCGGCACGTTCTGGGACGGCTCGACGGGCAGCGGCATGAACTGGCGGCTCGCGGTCTCGGAACTGGAGGCGGAGCGGTCGCACCTTCGGCTGGACGGCGAGCCGGTGATCCTCTATTCGCTGCTGTCGCCGCCCGGGCAGGCGCACGCGAACCTGCTCCGGGACCTCTACTGCCTCGACGCGGTGACGACCGTCTCGCTCGAATGGCGTCCGTGGTCGGTGGAAGCGGCGCGGCGCCGGATCCGAGGCGCGCAGCGCCACTACTTCTCGCGCCGCTACTCGATGATGGCGCACGCCCAGGACGCCCAGGGCACGGCGGCGGCGATGGTCGATTCCGCGGCGGCCGCCGAGTCCGACCGTCTGGGAGCGGCGCTCGTCGAACTCGAAGCCGACGGCGTGGCCTACGGCGAGGCGTCGCTCACCGTGGCACTCCACGGCGAACTCGACGGGATCGAACGGCTGGACGGCGATGTGCGGCGGCTGTTCGCAGCGCACGACGCGAAGGTCATCCGGGAGGGCTACGGCCAGATGCCCGCGTGGTTCGCCCGGCTCCCGGCGCAGCCGCGCAAGCGGCAGGTGCGGAAGGTGTTCGTGTCGGCGGGCGTCGCCGCGTGCCTCGCGCCCGTGTTCGGGCCGCCCAAGGGGAACCGTAGGAGCCGCCATCTGGACCGCGAGCCGCTGGCGGTGTTCGAGACCCCGTGGCGCACGGCGTACCGCTACGACCTGTTCGCGGGCGACGTGGGCCACACGCTGATCCTGGGGGCGACGGGCTCGGGCAAGAGCTTTACGCTCAACTTCCTGCTGGTCGAGGCGCTCAAGTACGATCCGCGCATCCTGATCCTGGACCTGGGCGGCTCCTACCGCTGGCTGACCCGGTTCCTCGGGGGCCGGTATCTGGAGCTCGCGCCGGGCGAGGCGGAGCCCACCCTCCGCCTCCAGCCGTTCGCGCTTCCCCCGACCACGCGGACGTTCCAGTTCCTGACCGGCTGGGTGCTCCGGCTCCTGAAGCTGGGAGGGTACGAAGCCGACGGCGCGGACACGAGCGAGATCCGCGCCCGGATCGAGGACCTGTACGCGCTCGGCACCGAGCGCCGGACTCTGAGCGTGCTGGCCGGTTCGCTGCCGTCGGCGATGTGGCCCGCGCTCAGCCGCTGGACGGAGGGCGGCGCGTGGGGCGCGTTCTTCGACAACCCCCCGTCGGGCGCGGCGGACATCGAGTTCCGGGACTGGCAGGTGATCGACCTAGCGGGCGCGGCGGAACACGCGGACCTGTGCGAGGCGGCGCTCTCCTATCTGCTGGAACGCATGCGGCTGGAGATCGAGGACCCGGCCGAGACGGCGCGGCTCAAGCTGATGGTCGTGGACGAGGCGTGGCGGTACATGCAGGACCCCGCCGTGCTGAATTACTTGGCCGAGGCGGCCAAGACGTGGCGGAAGAAGAACGCCGCGCTCGTACTCGCGACCCAATCCGCCGTCGATGTGACGGGAACGCCGGGTGCCTCGGCCCTCCTCGAATCGATCCCGACCAAGCTCTTCCTCGCCAACGCCGAACTGCCCGACGAGGCCGGGGCGCTCTTCCGGCTAAACGAGTCGGAGGTGGCCCGGATCCGGGCGCTGACGCCGAAGCGCGAGCTGTACCTCCGCCGCCCGGACGAGGCGGCGGTGCTCCGCTTGGAAGTCGATCCGGAGAGCTACTGGCTCTACACCTCCTCGCCGCTCGACGCCGAGAAGCGCGCCGAAGCCGTGGCGCGGCACGGGCTGGTCCGGGCGCTCGAAGCGCTCGCGGGCCGAACCCATCCCACCCCACCAACCGAGAGGACGTGA
- a CDS encoding type II toxin-antitoxin system HicB family antitoxin, translated as MFKYEIILYWSNEDEAFVAEAPELPGCMAHGADQETALENIKDAMRFWIDRARELGRPVPEPKGERLMLA; from the coding sequence ATGTTCAAATACGAGATCATCCTCTATTGGAGCAACGAGGACGAGGCTTTCGTCGCGGAGGCGCCCGAGTTGCCCGGGTGCATGGCGCACGGAGCCGATCAGGAAACCGCGTTGGAAAACATCAAGGACGCGATGCGGTTCTGGATCGACCGGGCTCGGGAGTTGGGGCGGCCCGTTCCGGAGCCGAAGGGCGAGCGCCTCATGCTCGCCTGA
- a CDS encoding TrbC/VirB2 family protein, protein MRTLLTTMRGAAWAVLLMLTPGALNAQGTSPWVDAVNELQTQFTGPIARGLSLIAIVVGGLMFAFGEGGSKRTLAGIIFGIGMAVGAVNFLGWLF, encoded by the coding sequence ATGAGAACGTTGCTGACGACGATGCGGGGAGCCGCGTGGGCCGTGCTGCTCATGCTGACGCCCGGCGCGCTCAACGCGCAGGGCACGAGTCCGTGGGTGGACGCGGTGAACGAGCTACAGACGCAGTTCACGGGACCGATCGCGCGCGGGCTGTCGCTGATCGCGATCGTGGTGGGCGGGCTGATGTTCGCGTTCGGCGAGGGCGGGAGCAAGCGCACGCTGGCGGGGATCATCTTCGGGATCGGGATGGCCGTGGGCGCCGTGAACTTCCTCGGCTGGCTGTTCTGA
- a CDS encoding TrbG/VirB9 family P-type conjugative transfer protein: MKATPTAAILLGIVVVLLTLLLALLPCDAAAQQASADATLLRVPLPEDGEERIPRLRARVRHTTVIVLPAGERILDFVAGDSEYWHLTGAANVAYLKPLAENAATNVALVCESGRIYSFLVSESGEKPPHLVVRVEAGADAEAAFGAPGFVARSEVAAYREMAAQAVEAAGLAREEAEAGIAEARGWAEAEIEAFRAAYPERLRFEYLLDRKASERPFRVEAMWHDGEFTYLRSRAQESPALYELRDGEPSLVAFDLTEDGLYVARRVLGDGWLQIGGERAGWRFEPRDVR, encoded by the coding sequence ATGAAGGCAACTCCAACCGCCGCGATCCTGCTGGGGATCGTCGTAGTCCTGCTGACGCTGCTCCTGGCTTTGCTCCCCTGCGATGCCGCCGCGCAGCAAGCGAGCGCGGACGCCACCCTGCTCCGGGTTCCGTTGCCGGAGGACGGCGAAGAGCGGATCCCCCGGCTCCGCGCACGCGTGCGTCATACAACGGTCATCGTGCTTCCGGCCGGGGAGCGCATCCTCGACTTCGTGGCCGGAGACTCCGAGTACTGGCACCTGACCGGCGCGGCGAACGTCGCGTACCTGAAGCCGTTGGCCGAGAACGCGGCGACCAACGTGGCGCTCGTCTGCGAGTCGGGGCGCATCTACTCGTTCCTTGTCTCGGAAAGCGGGGAGAAGCCGCCCCACCTCGTGGTCCGCGTCGAGGCAGGCGCGGATGCGGAGGCCGCGTTTGGCGCTCCCGGGTTCGTCGCCCGGAGCGAGGTCGCCGCCTACCGCGAGATGGCGGCCCAAGCTGTCGAGGCCGCGGGGCTGGCCCGCGAGGAGGCCGAGGCCGGGATCGCCGAGGCACGCGGCTGGGCCGAAGCGGAGATCGAGGCGTTCCGTGCCGCCTACCCCGAGCGGCTCCGGTTCGAGTACCTGCTGGACCGAAAGGCGTCCGAGCGGCCGTTCCGTGTCGAGGCGATGTGGCACGACGGGGAGTTCACCTATCTCCGCTCGCGCGCACAGGAGTCGCCCGCGCTCTACGAACTCCGGGACGGCGAACCGAGCCTGGTCGCGTTCGATCTCACCGAGGACGGCCTTTATGTCGCCCGCCGTGTCTTGGGCGACGGGTGGCTCCAGATCGGCGGGGAGCGGGCCGGGTGGCGGTTCGAGCCGAGGGACGTGCGATGA
- a CDS encoding AlpA family transcriptional regulator yields MGIDAEETAVMATLEELFKSRVNAFREWPGLRPSPLGKGALGNPGLPRRIEAGCSRSLRTADRVPAFIGNHGRETGGARDPPPSPFVADAINAKRGGTTRRRSMTENPEQQMGPPTRFLRMSEVQARTSLSRSTIRRWVKQGIFPQPIALGERVQGWIEAEIDQWIRERIAASRGVGETVAH; encoded by the coding sequence ATGGGCATCGACGCAGAAGAAACGGCGGTCATGGCAACGCTGGAGGAGCTATTCAAATCGCGGGTGAACGCGTTTCGCGAATGGCCGGGCCTGAGGCCTTCGCCATTGGGCAAGGGGGCACTGGGCAATCCGGGTCTGCCGCGCCGGATCGAGGCCGGATGTTCGCGGTCGCTCAGGACGGCGGACCGGGTTCCGGCGTTCATCGGCAACCACGGCCGGGAGACAGGTGGTGCCCGGGATCCTCCCCCCTCGCCCTTCGTAGCGGACGCCATCAACGCGAAACGGGGAGGCACGACCAGGAGGAGAAGCATGACCGAGAACCCCGAACAGCAAATGGGACCGCCGACCCGCTTCCTGCGGATGTCGGAAGTGCAGGCCCGGACCAGCCTCTCGCGAAGCACGATCCGAAGGTGGGTCAAACAGGGGATCTTCCCTCAGCCGATCGCGCTGGGCGAGCGCGTGCAGGGCTGGATCGAGGCAGAGATCGACCAGTGGATCCGCGAACGGATCGCGGCAAGCCGGGGCGTCGGAGAGACCGTCGCCCATTGA